The DNA region TAGAGGTTTGCTTAACCCATTGGgttctattataaaatcaataactgGTAACTTAGATCACGAAGATGCGCTTCgctataatcattttattaataaatttaatggcaaacaaaatttacttaataacaaaattacactGGTTTCCAAAATGTTGGACTATTCTATTAATAGTACagacattttatataacttaattaattctTTAATCATTAAAGAACGTTTAAAACGCGTAGAATTAATGTTGAAGGACATAGCAACCAAAGAAGAAAATGCAATATATTCCACTTATGTTTTGGGTATGTATAGCATGTTCATTAATAACTTCCgttcaatatatataactctCGATGAGATGGAAACAGCTTTAGCTTTTAGTAAAATTTCTGTGCTACATCAAGCTATAATTAATACaactgaattgttttatatatttacttctatAGAAAAATTTCATAGTTTAATAAATCCTGTTACTGAAAGTAATATGATTAAGATAGAACGAACATTGTCTGTTAAAGCGTATGTAAAAGGAAACCAGATAACATTTATTATGGAGGTCCCTCttactgataataatatttttaattattataaaatgtatgcattacctttttttttcagctttttgccgtccactgctggacgaaagcctcccccatagaacgccaaccatcccgatcttgggcaatCCGCATCCAttccgaacctgccaccttttttaaatcatcggcccatcttgtcacagggcgtcctacactacgctACCTATTTTGGATCAAGttaaaaatgaaacttttatCATTATTCCCGAATATCCCTTCCTCATGGTGAAAGGTTCAAAATACTTGCCGGTCGCGTCTCcgtgtcaagaaattctcagcgATAACCAGTACATATGCACTGAACATAATATCGTACCCTACTCAGCGATAACGTGTATGGAACAGTTAATGCAGTTTCACAGTAATCTAACGCAATGTCATCAACGCGTTGTtcttatagaaaaaattaaagcacAACGTCTTTCTGCTACTTGTTGGATAATATATTCAAGAGATAAGGAAGTAATGTCCTACAAGTGTGGAAATGATATAACAAAACGTCTATGATTGGAACTTATCTCGTACAAATCGATCCTGGCTGTGAGGTCATTCTTGACGATCTCCGGTTATTTTGAGAATAAAAAAGATGACACCCATTATTAACTTACCTgagataaagaataaaaatatatctattccTGCCGAACCGGTCGATATTAAAGGAATCAATTTGGATGATATAAAACACCTATCTGcgcttttcaaaataaatagtttaagtgAAAGTGAAATAGAATCTGTAATAAAAGTGAATAGTGTCAGTATAGGGAccctaattttatatttaatattatttgttatgtgtttaattttaattttaaaaaggttaaaagataaatttttaaGTAGGGATCGAAACCTTCAGAATCCAGATGTCTCTGATGGTTTCGAACTTAAGGGGGGAGGAGTTATGTTAGCCCAAAGCATGAAGACTATAGAAGTGAATGCTTAATCAGCGGAATGTTAGCCATTGTGTCATTCCACGCTTTGGGATCGTATGTACTGGGAAACGATTTGTTAGAAGGAAAAAGTcacttagatataataaaatattttaaaattcaaatatattatatctttttaaaaaagtctGTCTTGCTCCCATAAACTTGTCtagatataaagttaaatataatttatttattatatttgtgataTTAACACAGAACAtctgaaataataatacgttttaTAGGGACGATGAACGATTTCtcgtataaattatttcattaaattgtattttattgtaattaaaatgaaaaataattccaacttcaatattttttacttatttaagtgTATGTTTTTAGATATGTCAATAATGTGGCTGCAAGTGATAAAGCGACAGCAAAACCGGTTGTTGGAGCTATTTTTGGTTTAGGTCGTGCTGGATCAATTCATTTAAGTAGTATAATAAACAATCCTCGTGTTGTCTTGAAATATGTAGTCGATGATCGCCCGGAAAAGtttaataatcttaaaactTACTGGAAATTGAGCGACGATGTCAAATTTTTAACTTCGAAAGATAAGGATATTGTTTTCAAGGATAAATCGTAAGgagtttaaaaattttgtaatttagtaaatataaaaatattttgagtatatatttttatattgttcttttttagTGTGAATGTGATTTTTATCGGATCACCGACCTATACACATCACGACATTGTGGTGAATTCTATTGCCAACAATAAAGATGTTTTTTGCGAGAAACCCATCGCGGAGGGGATCGAAGATACTAAGAAGTGTTACGAAGCGGCTAAGGCCAAGGGCCGTGTTTTGTTTGCTGCATTCAATCGTCGTTTCGACCCAGCTTACAGATCACTGAAAGACAGGGTTAGACAAGGAGAAATAGGTCATGTTCAAATTCTTAAGGTAACGGCTAGAGATTCACCATTGCCTACGGTTGATTATTTGAAGACTTCAGGTATTTATTTGTTCTAatcatcatatataaaatagatattaaattaataatatactaaattctGCATTTCATATTTTACAGGAGGTGTCTTCCACGACTGCTTAGTACATGACTTTGATATGTCCTGCTGGGTGCTCGGGGAGTTACCAGTCCGTGTGCAAGCAACTGCCACAGCTCTCATCCCTGAAGTGAAGGCTATCGATGATTTTGATACAATTGCTTTTCTACTTACATTTCCTTCTGGTGCCATTGCTATTGGTGACAATAGTCGTTACAGCGCCTACGGCTATGACCAGAGATTGGAAGTTTTTGGAAACAAGGGTATTTATTActtaacagtttttatattatattaacagtaataatgttttgtttataatatttaaaattgttttcactTTTTACATTCAGGCATGATCAAGGTTGAAAACGAGCGACCGATTCATTCAATTGAGTTATATAAGGAACAAACAGGCGTCACACTCAATCCGATCTACTATTCGTTCCCGTCACGTTACAAAGTTGCTTATAAGCGCGAGCTCGAGCATTTCCTGGACGTTGTGCAATGtaagaaaattcaaaattaaacatatttattaataaaaggaaGAGTGATGGGCAATCGGGCCTCAGTCGTTCTGGTTACTTCCTTCCATGGACAATGAACCACCAACAATCTATAcatttgtacatataaataaaatttaagtgtctgtgtgatttcaaaataactgccgcttttaaagttaatatggctatctGCGATTtatcaaaaccaaaacaataacttttgttttatttttgtctgtctgtctgtttgtccaggctgATCTCGGAAACAGctaaattgaaataactaaattattataagaagtatttcgaggtttcgtttagtctttatttcatcaaaatcggttgagtcatcaaaagttataaaaacatacaaaaatacgtatgtataCGTTGTTATATCTTTACACATATAATGACTTTTCCTGACTAATTCATTAACGCAGAGCCTAAACCACAAgggttagaaacttgaaattttggcagttgatacattttatgatgTAAACATCCACTAAAGAAGGATTTTTGGATATTCCACTCCTAAAGGGTTAAAATAAGGGATGAATGATTGTATGGAAACCCGTCATTTGTAAAGTTAGAAGacatgaaatttcatatacaagcttcaaggttataagtaaataaatatgtttaagtgtttttgaaaatttacgTTCTAAGAGGGTAAAATAGAGGAATTgcttgaaatttactatttatgtttcttgattgaattgatatacatataattcaaGGTTTTCAGAAATTCCACCCAAGTGggtggcaatttttttttttaaattgttaaaacaatattatgcaCGCACATATTCGCTTAAAAAACTTCATTCACATACCTCTGGGTGCAAATAacgaaatgcaaaatacacaattttttaatatttaa from Nymphalis io chromosome 4, ilAglIoxx1.1, whole genome shotgun sequence includes:
- the LOC126768198 gene encoding uncharacterized oxidoreductase YrbE-like isoform X1 → MATKKFAGPSPYTLKDTYPNVDYLHTEYVNNVAASDKATAKPVVGAIFGLGRAGSIHLSSIINNPRVVLKYVVDDRPEKFNNLKTYWKLSDDVKFLTSKDKDIVFKDKSVNVIFIGSPTYTHHDIVVNSIANNKDVFCEKPIAEGIEDTKKCYEAAKAKGRVLFAAFNRRFDPAYRSLKDRVRQGEIGHVQILKVTARDSPLPTVDYLKTSGGVFHDCLVHDFDMSCWVLGELPVRVQATATALIPEVKAIDDFDTIAFLLTFPSGAIAIGDNSRYSAYGYDQRLEVFGNKGMIKVENERPIHSIELYKEQTGVTLNPIYYSFPSRYKVAYKRELEHFLDVVQYGVPQDVTSWQTLAISKIATAAEESARTGKTIEIDWRDDNIPAVYS
- the LOC126768198 gene encoding uncharacterized oxidoreductase YrbE-like isoform X4 → MATKKFAGPSPYTLKDTYPNVDYLHTEYVNNVAASDKATAKPVVGAIFGLGRAGSIHLSSIINNPRVVLKYVVDDRPEKFNNLKTYWKLSDDVKFLTSKDKDIVFKDKSVNVIFIGSPTYTHHDIVVNSIANNKDVFCEKPIAEGIEDTKKCYEAAKAKGRVLFAAFNRRFDPAYRSLKDRVRQGEIGHVQILKVTARDSPLPTVDYLKTSGGVFHDCLVHDFDMSCWVLGELPVRVQATATALIPEVKAIDDFDTIAFLLTFPSGAIAIGDNSRYSAYGYDQRLEVFGNKGMIKVENERPIHSTELYKEQTGVTLNPIYYSFPSRYKVAYKRELEHFLDVVQYGVPQDVTSWQTLAVSKIATAAEKSARTGKTIEIDWSDDNIPAVYS